A region of Maribacter algicola DNA encodes the following proteins:
- the cls gene encoding cardiolipin synthase encodes MNTFLWIGYFTVTIWSIVNIIFYGQRSTKMISWSLTVIILPFLGPVLYYLFGINRRKFKLFKLKQTEKRKLYSETYKELKGGEKSVHDFDNYKHDKIASLIRKNSYFAPYEGNKIDLLNNGEEAFGAIFEAIEKAEKFIHIQYYILEEGKLLDRFYDLFSKKVKEGVEIRMLYDSLGSHSLRGKVVKRFKDIGVKAFSSMPIRFGNLLFTLNYRNHRKIVVIDGKVGFAGGFNVSDKYVDPISNLGLWQDLHLRLEGPVVNSLQRIFIKDYHFAGDEDILLNDTYFPKIEAHGTSIAQVVSSGPDSKYPAIMQQYLAMINTAKKSICIANPYFIPGMPVREALQIAALSGVEVNLLTPKVSDSLLAKYSMFSGFEALLDVGANIYLRPDFSHSKVIIIDGEIASVGSGNFDYRSFEHNFETNVLVYDKEIAQKIEKFFFGHCKKEILLEKESFKKRSIYFKFMEGLAKFFSPLL; translated from the coding sequence ATGAACACCTTTCTGTGGATAGGCTATTTTACCGTTACCATTTGGAGTATAGTCAATATTATATTCTACGGCCAGCGTTCCACCAAGATGATAAGCTGGTCCCTTACCGTAATAATATTGCCCTTTTTGGGCCCAGTTTTGTACTATCTCTTTGGTATCAACCGCAGAAAATTCAAGCTTTTTAAACTAAAACAGACCGAAAAAAGAAAACTCTATTCAGAAACCTATAAGGAACTTAAGGGTGGCGAGAAAAGCGTACATGACTTTGATAATTACAAACACGATAAGATTGCTTCCCTAATACGAAAAAACAGCTATTTTGCTCCCTATGAGGGAAACAAGATCGACTTGTTAAATAATGGCGAAGAGGCTTTTGGAGCCATCTTTGAGGCCATCGAAAAGGCTGAAAAATTCATTCACATCCAATATTACATTTTAGAGGAAGGCAAATTATTGGATAGATTCTATGACCTTTTTTCAAAGAAGGTGAAAGAAGGGGTCGAGATCAGAATGCTCTATGATTCCCTGGGCAGTCATTCACTGCGCGGAAAGGTGGTAAAACGCTTTAAGGATATAGGTGTAAAAGCATTCTCCTCAATGCCCATACGATTTGGGAACCTATTGTTTACGCTCAATTATCGCAATCATAGAAAAATTGTGGTCATTGATGGCAAGGTAGGATTCGCAGGAGGATTTAATGTCTCGGACAAGTATGTTGATCCTATTTCCAATCTTGGTCTCTGGCAAGACCTCCATTTGAGACTGGAAGGTCCGGTGGTAAACAGTTTACAACGTATTTTTATTAAAGATTATCATTTTGCAGGTGATGAGGACATACTCTTAAATGATACGTATTTTCCAAAAATCGAGGCCCATGGTACCAGCATAGCCCAGGTAGTTTCCAGTGGCCCGGATTCCAAGTATCCGGCCATCATGCAGCAATATTTGGCTATGATCAATACGGCCAAAAAAAGCATTTGCATTGCAAACCCTTATTTTATACCCGGTATGCCCGTGCGCGAAGCCCTACAAATAGCCGCCTTGAGCGGTGTTGAGGTGAATCTGTTGACCCCAAAAGTATCGGACTCCCTGCTGGCCAAATACAGTATGTTTTCAGGATTCGAGGCTTTGCTCGACGTTGGGGCCAACATCTACCTGAGACCCGATTTTTCCCACAGTAAGGTCATCATCATCGATGGTGAAATTGCATCGGTGGGTTCTGGAAATTTTGATTACCGAAGTTTTGAACATAACTTTGAAACCAACGTCCTTGTCTACGATAAGGAGATTGCCCAAAAAATTGAAAAGTTTTTTTTCGGCCACTGTAAAAAGGAAATTTTGCTGGAAAAGGAGTCCTTTAAAAAACGGTCCATTTACTTTAAGTTTATGGAAGGCCTTGCCAAATTCTTTAGCCCTTTGCTCTAA
- a CDS encoding SOS response-associated peptidase family protein, whose amino-acid sequence MYFKLSNTAEKENLERMTKASFKYPNLYKPQYIIHGLKEVTIPIITMEDHKELSLAIWGLLPENHTDDWSLFQDSFNTLNFHETSMDSGLWYTKSLVDRRCLIPVTGYFTTFIENGEAYHFKIGLKNGNPFYLAGIYTVLEDGFITCSLLVGQSNDFIKQVQNVVDTMPITISDDIMEEWLSLKTTPLRTRQILKKHIEQDFRATSISDSYYNYGNTELFLNRP is encoded by the coding sequence ATGTATTTTAAACTGTCGAATACAGCAGAGAAGGAAAATTTGGAGAGGATGACTAAGGCCTCTTTTAAATATCCAAACCTTTACAAGCCACAATATATCATCCACGGACTAAAAGAAGTTACCATTCCTATCATCACCATGGAGGACCACAAAGAACTTTCGTTGGCCATTTGGGGACTTTTACCTGAAAATCATACGGACGATTGGAGCCTTTTCCAAGACAGTTTTAACACGCTAAATTTCCACGAGACCTCCATGGATTCGGGATTATGGTATACAAAATCACTGGTAGACAGACGATGTTTAATTCCTGTGACTGGTTACTTTACCACTTTTATAGAAAATGGGGAAGCCTACCATTTCAAGATCGGACTTAAAAATGGGAATCCGTTTTATTTAGCTGGAATCTATACGGTTTTGGAGGACGGATTCATAACCTGTTCCCTTTTGGTGGGCCAATCCAATGACTTTATTAAACAGGTACAGAACGTGGTGGACACCATGCCTATAACCATTTCTGACGATATAATGGAGGAATGGCTAAGTCTCAAAACAACACCTTTAAGAACGCGGCAAATCTTGAAAAAACATATTGAACAGGATTTTAGGGCAACCTCCATTTCGGATAGTTATTACAATTATGGGAACACTGAATTATTTCTCAATCGCCCGTAG
- a CDS encoding helix-turn-helix domain-containing protein, giving the protein MGDKKELKELNVVDVVKDIANRLHVDYETENNEICIDIPEDAGTGTIRAMSFSHGVGLMDLNVRLKNDIHFELNQSLVQPLELIYNRESSFRHRFNGKEDAHDINQLESAMLSSNGKHSNLVVLPAKEPICFFFIEINRKRFEEKIGDFLPDMNSDLEALFRDVNGVNLFFYKSNYSLDIAKCIEEIMECEHTGFPKSVFIEGKCYEMLAHHLRQYIDDSSDDDNRKILRQATVKKLEQATDIISAELEQVDNIIALAKRVGLNQNTLQNGFQHLYGMSVNQYIRNERMEMAKNLMEKTDLNITEITYKIGINSRSYFSKLFKERYAMTPTQYLKQLKSKKNGIKTA; this is encoded by the coding sequence ATGGGCGATAAAAAGGAACTTAAAGAACTCAACGTAGTTGATGTTGTAAAGGATATTGCAAATCGTTTACATGTGGACTATGAGACCGAAAACAATGAGATCTGTATCGATATTCCAGAAGATGCCGGTACAGGTACCATAAGGGCCATGTCCTTTTCCCATGGCGTAGGTCTAATGGATTTGAACGTTCGGCTTAAAAATGATATACATTTTGAGCTTAATCAATCTTTGGTCCAACCCTTGGAACTCATTTACAATAGGGAATCCAGCTTTAGACATAGATTCAACGGTAAGGAAGACGCCCATGATATAAACCAGTTGGAAAGTGCCATGTTGTCCAGTAATGGGAAACATTCCAATTTGGTGGTGTTACCGGCCAAGGAACCCATATGCTTCTTTTTTATCGAAATTAACCGAAAGCGTTTTGAGGAAAAGATCGGTGATTTTCTACCGGATATGAACTCCGATCTTGAGGCCTTGTTTCGGGATGTCAATGGTGTAAACCTTTTTTTTTACAAGAGCAATTACAGCCTAGACATTGCCAAGTGTATCGAGGAAATTATGGAATGCGAACATACAGGTTTTCCAAAAAGTGTTTTTATAGAGGGAAAGTGTTATGAAATGTTGGCACATCATTTAAGACAATATATCGATGATTCTTCCGATGATGATAACAGAAAAATTTTAAGGCAGGCCACCGTTAAGAAGTTGGAGCAAGCCACCGATATAATTTCTGCCGAACTTGAACAAGTGGATAATATAATAGCCTTGGCCAAAAGGGTAGGGCTGAACCAGAATACCCTTCAGAATGGATTTCAACACCTATATGGAATGTCCGTCAATCAATACATTAGAAACGAGCGAATGGAAATGGCCAAGAACCTCATGGAGAAAACCGATTTGAATATCACCGAAATAACCTATAAAATTGGAATAAATTCGAGAAGTTACTTTTCCAAGCTGTTCAAGGAGAGGTACGCCATGACCCCTACCCAATACTTGAAGCAATTGAAATCCAAAAAAAACGGGATAAAAACCGCATGA
- a CDS encoding arsenate reductase family protein — protein sequence MGVIAMDKRQITLYYSSKNSIGKQIHAYVESSGKKNLAIDISKTNVTGTQWAEIASGLNIPIRDLVAQHHPDFLEIYGENKQDLDENDWLKILEKEPHLLKHPIAIDGENYIELESAASFKKFMEPDSAGLEKS from the coding sequence ATGGGAGTTATTGCAATGGACAAAAGACAGATTACCTTATACTACAGTTCAAAAAATTCAATCGGAAAGCAAATCCATGCCTATGTTGAATCATCCGGCAAGAAAAACTTGGCCATCGACATATCCAAAACCAATGTCACGGGCACCCAATGGGCGGAAATAGCTTCCGGACTTAACATACCAATTAGAGATCTTGTTGCCCAGCACCATCCTGATTTTTTAGAAATCTATGGGGAAAATAAACAGGATTTGGATGAAAATGATTGGCTTAAAATTTTGGAGAAAGAACCCCATCTATTAAAGCACCCCATTGCCATTGATGGCGAAAACTATATTGAACTTGAAAGTGCGGCTAGTTTTAAAAAATTTATGGAACCCGATAGTGCCGGTTTGGAGAAATCCTAG
- a CDS encoding DUF748 domain-containing protein — protein MNFKRIITWALGVIIFSIGLYFLAQWQMKRAIVEFLERKVPNHIQYSFEQIDINLVKGDLKFGNTNVNSTGRQTASCEILLQTNGILVKGFSYWRFFSKNQIHARKIELVKPFLNFKTCSKDTTNIGKTNSINLLKPISVDEIVFRKGSVEITDSSGEKNLLKVETIDFSIKDVGTDAIQIKKYIPFKFEDYHLAFSNVSGPSGEFEEFFIGNYIMDSASIEISDLKFNTKYSKQELSEKIRYERDHLKLKIPSIRINGHNLDVVDEILYLNFDTINVEKPKFDVYRDKELLENQIRRPLYAELIRGLPVKLRIAQVAIREGYLSYEENAPNNARPGILTFEDLGVTVTNFSNIQGNDDMLSIKINSAFMGSGMFTMDWKFNVFDQKDEFIVSGGLSNLETSNLNDFLIPNARLRVEGTIDQMYFTISGGEYTAQGDIKMNYEDFKLQLLDKERDHVKKIISFLGNLFINDGSKADDNGYRHGTIEVGRNRNKSFFNYLWIGLEDGLIDVITGSGKKE, from the coding sequence ATGAATTTTAAACGTATTATTACATGGGCGCTGGGTGTTATAATTTTCTCTATAGGACTATACTTTTTGGCCCAATGGCAAATGAAAAGGGCCATTGTTGAATTCTTGGAACGAAAAGTTCCTAATCATATCCAATATTCCTTTGAACAAATAGATATTAACCTTGTCAAGGGTGATTTGAAGTTTGGAAATACTAATGTCAATAGTACCGGACGCCAAACGGCTTCTTGTGAAATCCTACTACAAACCAACGGAATCCTTGTAAAAGGATTTAGTTATTGGCGATTCTTTTCAAAGAACCAAATCCATGCCCGTAAAATCGAATTGGTCAAACCCTTTTTAAACTTCAAGACCTGTTCAAAGGATACTACCAATATTGGTAAAACAAACTCCATTAACCTCTTAAAACCCATTTCCGTAGACGAAATAGTATTTAGGAAGGGGAGCGTGGAGATAACGGATTCATCTGGGGAAAAGAATCTCCTAAAGGTGGAGACCATAGATTTTTCCATAAAAGATGTAGGGACAGATGCTATTCAGATTAAGAAGTATATACCATTCAAATTTGAGGATTATCATTTGGCTTTCTCCAATGTAAGTGGTCCCTCGGGTGAATTTGAAGAATTTTTTATTGGTAACTATATTATGGATAGCGCTTCCATTGAAATTTCGGACTTGAAGTTCAACACAAAATATTCAAAACAGGAATTAAGTGAAAAAATAAGGTATGAGAGAGATCATTTGAAATTAAAAATACCATCTATCCGAATAAACGGGCATAATCTAGATGTGGTAGATGAAATCCTTTATTTAAATTTTGATACGATAAACGTAGAAAAGCCCAAATTTGATGTGTACCGGGATAAAGAGTTATTGGAAAACCAAATAAGACGTCCATTATATGCAGAGTTGATTAGGGGGTTACCGGTAAAACTCCGGATTGCGCAGGTAGCCATACGTGAAGGGTATTTATCTTACGAAGAAAACGCTCCAAATAATGCCAGACCTGGAATCCTAACTTTTGAAGATTTAGGTGTAACCGTAACCAACTTCTCGAATATACAGGGAAATGATGATATGCTAAGCATTAAAATTAACTCTGCATTCATGGGGAGCGGCATGTTTACCATGGATTGGAAGTTTAACGTTTTTGATCAAAAGGATGAATTTATAGTTTCTGGGGGACTTAGTAATTTGGAAACGTCCAACTTAAATGATTTTTTGATTCCCAATGCTAGGTTAAGAGTGGAAGGGACCATAGACCAAATGTATTTTACAATTAGCGGAGGAGAATATACCGCGCAAGGGGATATCAAAATGAATTATGAGGACTTTAAACTGCAATTATTGGACAAGGAGCGTGATCATGTTAAAAAAATAATTTCCTTTCTTGGCAATTTGTTCATCAATGATGGTTCCAAGGCAGATGATAATGGTTATAGGCATGGCACCATAGAAGTGGGAAGAAACCGTAATAAATCTTTTTTTAACTATTTATGGATTGGTCTGGAAGATGGACTTATAGATGTCATTACCGGGAGCGGTAAAAAGGAATAA
- a CDS encoding AraC family transcriptional regulator, translated as MKEIVIHSVKDEDLLMGFKEYLNGTLVEQWGEKVVTFDNDLAKGSIRNIEFDWGVSLFDCHITFFEDVKLTVKSKGIAPLEFIFISKGRFFYKEGHLGEKMELEQFQNIILSSERFQEKNFIFPSNRELKVNSIRIFKKEYLKKKNNNVTYLNELLFSIFKDEKNTFPYSHGGSYSLKIADEVKKLENVYESGIMRTLSIEGRIYLILSLQLLEHHNFESKDTARESLSKEDIKKVHVLTEYIIDNISGPISIEVLSRKSGLSPKKLQLGFKVLYSKTVNEYIRQLKLEVSRDHLKNSNLTISEIVYLIGIKSRSYFSKIFHETYGILPTDYRKHLKSGRME; from the coding sequence TTGAAAGAGATTGTTATACATAGTGTTAAGGATGAGGATTTGCTCATGGGCTTTAAAGAGTACCTAAACGGTACACTGGTGGAGCAGTGGGGCGAGAAGGTCGTTACCTTTGACAATGATTTGGCCAAAGGAAGTATTAGAAACATAGAATTTGACTGGGGCGTATCCCTTTTTGATTGTCATATCACCTTTTTTGAAGATGTAAAGCTTACAGTTAAGTCCAAGGGAATTGCCCCGTTGGAGTTTATTTTTATTTCCAAAGGGAGATTCTTTTACAAGGAAGGTCATTTGGGGGAAAAAATGGAGTTGGAACAATTTCAAAACATTATTTTGTCATCGGAAAGGTTTCAGGAAAAAAATTTCATTTTTCCATCTAACAGGGAATTGAAGGTGAATAGTATAAGAATATTCAAAAAGGAATACCTTAAAAAGAAAAATAATAATGTAACCTACCTGAACGAATTGCTCTTTTCTATTTTCAAGGATGAGAAGAATACATTTCCATACTCCCACGGTGGGAGCTACAGCCTCAAGATTGCTGATGAGGTTAAGAAATTGGAGAATGTATATGAGTCTGGTATCATGCGAACCTTGTCCATTGAAGGAAGGATATACCTCATTCTTTCCTTGCAATTGTTGGAACACCACAATTTTGAAAGTAAGGATACCGCTAGGGAATCCTTATCCAAGGAAGATATTAAAAAAGTACATGTCCTTACGGAATATATTATAGACAATATTTCCGGACCTATTTCCATAGAGGTGCTTTCCAGAAAATCAGGCCTGAGCCCCAAAAAATTGCAATTGGGCTTTAAGGTCCTTTATTCCAAAACGGTAAACGAATATATAAGGCAACTGAAACTCGAAGTATCCAGGGACCACTTGAAAAACTCGAATTTGACCATTTCTGAAATCGTCTATCTTATCGGTATAAAGAGTAGAAGTTATTTCTCGAAAATATTTCATGAAACCTATGGAATTCTGCCAACGGACTATCGTAAACATTTAAAATCTGGAAGAATGGAATGA
- a CDS encoding DUF1328 family protein — MLRWTITFIILAIIAGILGFGGIAAGAAGIAKVLFFIFIVLFIVSLIRGKKVV, encoded by the coding sequence ATGTTACGCTGGACGATAACTTTTATAATATTGGCTATTATAGCCGGGATTTTAGGATTTGGAGGAATAGCTGCGGGAGCCGCAGGTATAGCAAAAGTGCTATTTTTTATATTTATAGTTCTTTTCATTGTATCCCTTATCAGAGGGAAAAAAGTGGTATAG
- a CDS encoding flavin reductase family protein yields MIKTIDPNSVSQQELHAYLLSAVAPRPICFASTVDKDGNVNLSPYSYFNIFSINPPIMIFSPNRSGRDGSMKHSHQNVLEVPEVVINIVNYAMVEQMSLASTSYDKGVNEFIKAGFTQVPSEKVKPPRVGEAPVAIECTVTEVIELADTPGAGNLILAKVELVHINDAYLNENAQLDTQKLDLVGRMGGNWYTRSSGASLFEIPKPIRNQGIGVDQLPENVRNSTVLTGNNLGRLGNLESLPPQESIDRIAALPEIKELLESTIDDVKIHKLAQKWLEENRTEDAMALLCIR; encoded by the coding sequence ATGATAAAGACCATTGATCCAAATAGCGTTTCCCAACAGGAACTACATGCCTATCTTTTGTCGGCCGTAGCACCTAGGCCCATTTGTTTTGCCAGTACGGTAGATAAGGACGGAAACGTAAATTTGAGTCCTTACAGCTATTTCAATATTTTCAGTATCAACCCACCTATTATGATTTTCTCGCCCAACCGAAGTGGTAGGGATGGGTCCATGAAGCATTCCCATCAGAATGTACTAGAGGTTCCGGAAGTAGTGATCAATATCGTGAACTATGCCATGGTGGAACAGATGTCCTTGGCAAGTACTTCCTACGATAAAGGCGTCAATGAATTTATAAAGGCCGGATTTACCCAAGTGCCCAGTGAAAAAGTGAAACCGCCCAGGGTAGGGGAGGCGCCAGTGGCTATTGAATGCACGGTTACCGAAGTGATAGAATTGGCCGACACACCTGGAGCTGGAAACCTCATTTTAGCCAAAGTGGAACTCGTACACATTAACGATGCTTATTTGAATGAAAATGCCCAATTGGATACACAAAAATTGGACTTGGTAGGCCGTATGGGCGGAAACTGGTATACACGTTCCAGTGGTGCGTCCCTTTTTGAGATTCCCAAACCCATTAGAAACCAAGGAATTGGTGTGGACCAATTACCCGAAAATGTGAGGAACAGTACCGTTTTAACGGGTAATAATTTAGGCCGATTAGGGAATCTGGAATCCCTTCCCCCACAGGAATCCATCGATAGGATTGCGGCTTTGCCCGAAATAAAGGAACTTCTGGAAAGTACCATTGATGACGTGAAAATCCATAAGCTTGCACAAAAATGGCTGGAAGAGAATCGGACAGAGGACGCCATGGCCCTTTTGTGTATTCGATAA
- a CDS encoding GH3 family domain-containing protein: MPIIGSVIKGLIDVTGSITGDSDPIAEQKEVLKSLLERAEETQFGIAHNFSEILSSENIQRTFAETVPYFDYDSINTKWWKKLHEGEENVTWPGNPDYFALSSGTTGKTSKRIPVTEDMIKAIRWAGIKQVLALSNFDFPSDFFEKGILMLGSSTDLIKQEDHLEGEISGISASNIPSWFRGYYKPGEEIAKIDDWDERVEKIVEEAPNWDIGGLSGIPSWIELMLKEVIKAHNLKNIHEIWPNLEVYTSGGVAFGPYEKSFNALMGRPITVIDTYLASEGFIAFQARPETDAMKLVTDNGIYFEFVPFDPDQIQEDGSLSLDAKSLTLSEVEKGQNYVLIISTVSGAWRYLIGDTIEFTDVERAEIKITGRTKFFLNTVGSQLSVNKLDDALQELEHTFDVEVPEYTLCAKKYEDGFYHTWYLGTNAQLDSNEAAKALDDSLKKANKNYKVARSKALQGVKVFVVKPDVFYGWNDQNKKKGGQVKMERVMDEEKFSEWEDFVDKQN, translated from the coding sequence ATGCCCATCATTGGAAGTGTTATCAAAGGTCTTATCGATGTTACCGGTTCCATTACTGGTGATTCTGACCCTATAGCGGAGCAAAAGGAGGTACTGAAATCCCTTTTGGAAAGAGCTGAAGAAACGCAATTTGGCATTGCACATAACTTTTCGGAAATTCTTTCATCCGAGAACATTCAGCGAACTTTTGCTGAAACCGTACCCTACTTTGATTACGATTCAATTAATACCAAATGGTGGAAAAAGCTCCATGAAGGGGAAGAAAATGTAACATGGCCGGGCAATCCGGATTATTTTGCCTTAAGTTCTGGAACAACGGGTAAAACAAGTAAGCGCATTCCCGTAACCGAAGATATGATCAAGGCCATTCGTTGGGCAGGTATCAAACAGGTATTGGCACTTAGCAATTTTGATTTTCCTTCTGATTTTTTTGAAAAGGGTATTTTAATGCTGGGAAGCTCTACAGATTTAATAAAGCAAGAAGACCATTTGGAAGGAGAAATTAGCGGTATTAGCGCCAGTAATATTCCTTCTTGGTTTCGTGGCTATTACAAACCTGGCGAGGAGATCGCCAAGATAGACGATTGGGACGAGCGGGTGGAAAAGATTGTGGAGGAGGCTCCCAATTGGGATATTGGTGGGCTTAGCGGAATTCCCTCTTGGATAGAGTTGATGTTGAAAGAGGTCATTAAGGCCCACAACCTAAAAAACATCCATGAAATTTGGCCCAATCTGGAGGTCTATACCTCTGGGGGCGTCGCTTTTGGGCCTTATGAAAAGAGCTTCAATGCCTTAATGGGTAGGCCTATAACGGTAATAGATACTTATTTAGCGTCTGAAGGGTTCATTGCTTTCCAGGCGAGACCGGAGACCGATGCTATGAAATTGGTAACCGACAATGGAATTTATTTCGAGTTCGTTCCTTTTGATCCAGACCAGATACAAGAAGACGGATCATTAAGTCTGGATGCAAAATCATTGACCCTTTCAGAGGTGGAAAAAGGTCAAAACTATGTTTTGATTATCAGTACTGTAAGCGGTGCATGGCGTTATCTTATAGGGGATACCATAGAGTTTACCGATGTGGAAAGGGCCGAAATCAAGATTACGGGCAGGACCAAGTTTTTCCTGAATACCGTGGGTTCCCAATTATCCGTAAATAAACTGGACGATGCCCTCCAGGAACTGGAACATACATTTGATGTGGAAGTACCGGAATATACCCTTTGTGCAAAAAAGTACGAGGACGGTTTTTACCATACTTGGTACTTGGGTACAAACGCGCAATTGGATTCTAATGAAGCGGCAAAGGCTTTGGATGACTCCTTGAAAAAGGCGAACAAAAACTACAAGGTGGCACGATCAAAGGCCTTGCAAGGGGTTAAGGTATTTGTAGTAAAACCCGATGTTTTTTACGGATGGAACGATCAAAACAAGAAAAAAGGCGGACAGGTAAAAATGGAACGCGTCATGGACGAAGAAAAATTTAGCGAATGGGAAGATTTTGTTGATAAGCAAAACTAA